Genomic DNA from Bacteroides zhangwenhongii:
GAATGCGGGTAAGTGGTTCGCCCGTGCGGTAAGCGATGAGACGTATGACCTCGGCAAACTTGCCGAACACATGTCGAAGCACAATTCTCCGTATTCCGGTGGTGTCATCAAAGGTGTGCTCACCGACATGGTGGATTGCATCAAGGAGTTATTGCTCGACGGCAAGAGTGTGAAAATCGATGACCTTGCCATCTTCGGTGTGGGCATACGCAGCAAAGCTGCCGAAACGCTGGAAGAGTTCTCATTGGAGAAGAATATCACCGGGATGCGCCTCAGAGCCCGTGCCACCGGTAATCTGTCTACTACTAATCTGAAGCTCGACAGCCAGCTGAAGCAGCAGGCGGAGTATCAGAAACCTACCGCTTCCGGTGGCGGTTCCGATTCGGGCAATACACCGGATACAAACCCGGATGATAACGGAGGAGAAGCTCCCGACCCGGCAGAGTAACCTCTTGTCACGATCTATGTTGTAAGTCCTTCTTTATAATGAAGGACTTACCTTTAAATTCTTATTATTTTATCACTAAAAATGTAGTTTTATGAGCAATTCATCATCACGCCGCTCCGTATGGGGCCTAGTTCTCAAAATCATTATCACTGTAGCCACCGCTATCGGAGGAGTGTTCGGAATACAAAGCTGTATGTAGGCCGATGAGAACGATCACACTGATTATCATTCATTGCAGTGCTACGCCGGAGGGGAAATCCCTTTCGGCGGAAGCCTGTCGTCTGGACCATATCCGCCATCGTGGGTTCCGCGACATCGGGTATCATTTCTATATCACACGGGACGGAGAAATCCACAGAGGACGATCGCTTGAAGAGGTCGGGGCACATTGCCGGAATCACAATGCCCACTCGATAGGTGCTTGTTATGAAGGCGGACTGGATGCGGACGGAAAGCCGAAGGATACGCGCACATTGGAGCAGAAAGGGGCTTTGCTTGCTTTGTTGAGAGAGTTGAGAAGACAGTTTCCGAAAGCATTGATTGTGGGACATCATGATTTGAATCCCATGAAAGGATGTCCATGCTTTGATGCGGTGAAAGAATACGGACAAGTATAGACCAATACGGGTATTTATCCTTTGGCGCCATCAAAAAAAACTTTTATGAGGACTACTTGTTTTTGAGATATAAACTGTATCTTTGTCATACTTATAATGAAAAAATTATGATAAGTAAGCTTAAGATGTCCAATGTAATGGGATTCGAGACTTTTGAAAATCCGTTTCCATTTCCACAAGTGACTGTTATTCTTGGAAAGAATGATACCTGTAAGACTGCACTCTTGAAGATGATTTATTCCGTTGGCAAAGCCAAAGAATTATATATCAAGCAAACCGTGCACCATCCGGATATTTCAT
This window encodes:
- a CDS encoding N-acetylmuramoyl-L-alanine amidase; its protein translation is MRTITLIIIHCSATPEGKSLSAEACRLDHIRHRGFRDIGYHFYITRDGEIHRGRSLEEVGAHCRNHNAHSIGACYEGGLDADGKPKDTRTLEQKGALLALLRELRRQFPKALIVGHHDLNPMKGCPCFDAVKEYGQV
- a CDS encoding smalltalk protein, coding for MSNSSSRRSVWGLVLKIIITVATAIGGVFGIQSCM
- a CDS encoding HU family DNA-binding protein, with the protein product MIRYKIYQNQQKKGVNAGKWFARAVSDETYDLGKLAEHMSKHNSPYSGGVIKGVLTDMVDCIKELLLDGKSVKIDDLAIFGVGIRSKAAETLEEFSLEKNITGMRLRARATGNLSTTNLKLDSQLKQQAEYQKPTASGGGSDSGNTPDTNPDDNGGEAPDPAE